From the genome of Fundidesulfovibrio putealis DSM 16056:
AGAAGGGTCGAAACCGGACGCTCGCTTCTCGATGGCGGTCATGAACGTTTCTCCCGAACGGATTCGACGGACGCGGGCTTGGTTTCGAGCCCGCCCGTTCGCCCGGCCCGCCAGTCCGCCTTGATGGTCAGGTACACCCGGTCCTGGTCGGAGGCGAGCGCCTTGAAGCAGGCGTCCACCACGACCATCACCTCGTCCCATTCGCCCTCGATGCAGGTGCCCATGGGGCCGAGCCGCCAGGACAGGCCCGAGGCGGCGATGATGTCCACCGCCCGGGCCACGAAGGGCGCGAGGCTTCCCTGCGCGCCCAGGGGGAAGAGCGACAGCTCGACAATGACGCTCATTTTTTCTCGTCCTTGCTCTTGTCGTCCTTGGATTGGCCGGACTGGGCAGGCGGGGGCGAGACCACTGCGGGCCATTCCGGGCGCGCGGCCCATTCGGTCCAGCCCGCGTCGTAGTACTTCACGTTGGTGTAGCCCAGAAGCCGCGTGAGCACCCACCAGGTCTGCGAGGCCTGATGCCCGGTGCGGCAGTGCACGATCACCGGGGAATCCTTGGAGGCGATGATGGCCGCATAGGCCTTGGCCAGCTCGTCCGCGTTTTTCAGCTGCACCACGTCGCCGGGGCCTTTCTGGTGGTCCTCGGTGAAGGGGCGGTTCACGGCGTTGGGGATGTGTCCGGGCCGGGCCTCGTCGGACTTGGCCCCGGAGAAGTACTCGGCGGGGCGCACGTCGATGATGATGGTCTTGCCGCCGGTCATGGCCGCGTGGACTTCCTGGCCGGTCACGGTGAAGCCGTCAGGGGCGTCCGGCGCCGGGTAGCGCGTGGCGGGAGCCTTGGGCAGTTGGGCGTCCAGGGGCAGGCTCGCGGCCAGCGCGGCCTTCATGCCTCCCTGGAGCAGGGCGTAGCGCTTGTGCCCCACGCGCTCCAGGGCCACGGCCAAAAGCGTGGCGTCGTGCGGGGACTCTCCCGGCACGATCACCACCAGATCGCGGGGGCCTATGCCCATCTGTCCCAGGTGCTGGGCCAGCATGGGCGCGGGCAGCAGCATGGAGGGCAGCCCCCCCACGTTGCCGCGCAGGCTCTCCAGGTGCAAGGACAGGCTGCCGGGGAGGTGGGCGGTGTTGTACTGAGGCTGGGGCCGCAGGTCGATCACCTTGAGGCCGGGCTTGCCCAGGTTTGCCTTGAGCCAGCCCGCGTCCACGACTCCGGGGAGGTTTCCGGGAGGCGTGAGCAGTCCGGGTGAGGCCGGTCTGGCAAGCTCCGCTGGCAGGAAGAACTGCCGGGCCGCCTTCACGGCGGCGGCGCTCTCCGGGGTCAGGGGGGCGTCTCGCAGGGCGGCGGGTTTGAGCACGCGCTCGAAGAAGCCGTCCAGTCCGTCGCCCAGCAGGTACACGTTGCCAAAGCCCATGCGGGTCAGGGCGTCGCGGGCCTGGGCGGGGTGGGTCATGCCGTTGGAGTAGAGCACGATGATGCCCTGTCCGCGTTTGGCCGCCAGGGCCTCGGGCAGTTGGGACATGGGCACGTTGACCGCGCCCTTCAGGTGGAAAGCGTCGAACTCGGCCTTGGAGCGGATGTCCACCAGGGTGATGGAAGGGTCCCCGGCCATGAGCCGACGGGCGAGCTCTTCGGATTCGATGTGGTCCCTGCCGGTCTGCACGGCGGCCAGGAGCTGGGCCTCCGGAGATGCGGCCTGGGTCTGACCGGCCTGGGGCTGGCCTGTTTGGGCGGAAGGCCTCGAAGCGACCGCAGGAATCTGGATTTTCCCGGCGGGGACGTCCACTCGGGGCAGGTTCATGGCCACCAGCGCGGCGATGCACAAGACGGCGCTGAATCCGGCCAAAAACAGCCTGCTGACGCCGGGGCGCGCGATGGCCGGGCCGCGTTCGATGATCTCGCACAGCCAGAACATCACCACGGCGGCGAGGGTCAGGCCAAGCACCATCTGCTGCTTGGTGATGCCCAGCGTGTCGTACAGGAAGACCACGCCGCGCGACCCCATGGACGCAAGCGGCGCGACCCACTGGTAGGACTCGGCGAAGCCGATGGAGCCAAGCGCCACGCCGATCAGGAACACCAGCGCGTCCAGCTTGCCGGAGGCCAGGCCCACGGCTGCGGTGCCGGGGCACCAGCCGCCCATGGCGAAGGCCAGGCCGAAGATGGCCCCGCCCACGGCGTGCGCGCCAAGGATCGTGGGCATCAGGTACAGGGCGTCCATGGAGACCACGCCCATGCTCACGGCGGCCACGAGGCCGAGCGCCGCCGTGAGCATGGCCGAGAACATCACCTTTATCACGGACATGTCCGTGAAATAGAAAACGCCCGCCAGTCGCCTGGAACTGCCGAACCCGGCCTTCTCCAGGCTCAGGCCGAAGCAGAAGCCCACGGCCAGGGCTGCGGCGAAGCCCAGGGGGGCGTTCAGTTGTCCGGTGGAATACAGGGTGGCTATCATTTCCACTGCCTCCTGAAGGCCCAGGCGCTCAGATAGCCTACGGCGAAGAGGCAGCCCATGAACACGAAGCTGCCGGTGAGAAAGATCGCGCCGCCGCTAAGGCCCTGGCCGGAAGTGCAGCCCATGGCCAGCCGGGACGCGAACCCGGCCAACACGCCGCCCAGAAGCGCCAGGATCAGGCGTCGCATGCGCGACGCCGTGGGGCCGCGTTCCACGCCGACGCGCACCCGCCCGCCCGAGAGGGCCGAAAAAAGGC
Proteins encoded in this window:
- a CDS encoding MTH1187 family thiamine-binding protein, whose protein sequence is MSVIVELSLFPLGAQGSLAPFVARAVDIIAASGLSWRLGPMGTCIEGEWDEVMVVVDACFKALASDQDRVYLTIKADWRAGRTGGLETKPASVESVREKRS
- a CDS encoding rhodanese-like domain-containing protein, with the protein product MIATLYSTGQLNAPLGFAAALAVGFCFGLSLEKAGFGSSRRLAGVFYFTDMSVIKVMFSAMLTAALGLVAAVSMGVVSMDALYLMPTILGAHAVGGAIFGLAFAMGGWCPGTAAVGLASGKLDALVFLIGVALGSIGFAESYQWVAPLASMGSRGVVFLYDTLGITKQQMVLGLTLAAVVMFWLCEIIERGPAIARPGVSRLFLAGFSAVLCIAALVAMNLPRVDVPAGKIQIPAVASRPSAQTGQPQAGQTQAASPEAQLLAAVQTGRDHIESEELARRLMAGDPSITLVDIRSKAEFDAFHLKGAVNVPMSQLPEALAAKRGQGIIVLYSNGMTHPAQARDALTRMGFGNVYLLGDGLDGFFERVLKPAALRDAPLTPESAAAVKAARQFFLPAELARPASPGLLTPPGNLPGVVDAGWLKANLGKPGLKVIDLRPQPQYNTAHLPGSLSLHLESLRGNVGGLPSMLLPAPMLAQHLGQMGIGPRDLVVIVPGESPHDATLLAVALERVGHKRYALLQGGMKAALAASLPLDAQLPKAPATRYPAPDAPDGFTVTGQEVHAAMTGGKTIIIDVRPAEYFSGAKSDEARPGHIPNAVNRPFTEDHQKGPGDVVQLKNADELAKAYAAIIASKDSPVIVHCRTGHQASQTWWVLTRLLGYTNVKYYDAGWTEWAARPEWPAVVSPPPAQSGQSKDDKSKDEKK